The DNA segment CAAGGCTAGTTCCCTTTGGTCGTCAAATGTTCAAACCATGAAAATACGCACAGCAGAAAACCTTAGCGATAAACTAGCTGAGGAACTTGGATGGCGAAAAGTAGAGCTTTCAACATTGAAAGCTCTGATTGACTCGAAGTCATTTGCATCTGGAAAGCGGAAGGCATTACTGCGCGGTGGAATCACTATGCTTTATGCTCATTGGGAAGGATTTATCAAAGTAGCAGCAAATAGCTATTTGGAATTCGTTGCTATGCAGGGTCTACCTTATAAGCAACTTGCAAATAACTTTATAGCTTTAGCTATGAAGGATAAGTTAGATCAAGCAAGAGAAACGAATAAAGCAACTATATATAGTGAGGTTGCAGATTTCTTTACAACAAAACTTAGCGACAGAAGTTTAATTAGATATGAAAATAGAATTACTACCTCTAATTTATCATCATCTGTATTTAAAGAAATAGTATGTATGCTTGGCTTAGACTACAGATTTTATGAATCAAAAGAAGTGCTGATTGATGAAAGATTGCTCCAAAAAAGGAATAAAATTGCTCATGGTAATTATCTTGATATAGATGAAGAACAATATGATGAGTTACACACGCAAGTCATAGCAATGATGGATACTTTTCGGAATCAAATAGATAACTGTGCAGCAACTAAACAATATTGTTGCCCAGGTGCATCTATTGCATCACCCTAATCTCTTTTAATAGATGACCTCCTCTGATAGCCTTCGCAACTGGCTTCGCCAGGAAATCCTGCAAATCCTCAACCGAAGGAGTCCCCAACCCCCCCTTTTCATCTGGTGCGACCCTCGGCGCATCTGGAAAGACCTGCTACAAGCCGCAGCAGAGGACAACATCTTTGAACTTTGGGCAGAAGACACTCACGAACTCATACTTAGAGAAAAATTCTACAAAACCCCCCGCACTCCCCGCATCGTCTGGCTACCCGTCAGCCGCGACGAAATTACCTATTTCAAAGTCTTTGAACTCCAAGCTGAAGCGGTCAAACAACTCACTCTCTCCGAAGCCCTTTCCGAATACGGCATAGACATCCCCTCAGACTACCGCGTTGAACTCGAACCCATCCTACCTGCCCACGCCAAAGAATGGCTCGATTATCCCAAAGAGGCCTGGAAAGAACTCACCCCCGGTAATGTCAAAAGCACCCTCGTCAATGACGAGAAAATCCTAGAATTCCTAGCCACTCCCGGACTCAGCTTCGATCGCCTCCTCACCGATAACCGCTTTTCCATCTTTGCCCGTCGCGTCGTGGAAGATTTCGGACTCCCCGAACCCAAACCCGACAATGCCGAAGCATGGCGCATCCAAGCAACCGCGTCTCTCCTAGTCACCGATGCTGTTACCCGATGCCCAAATCATCCTCCCACCGAACGCGCTCGCATCATTCCAGAAGGGCAACAGCGAGAGGCGGCATTAAAACTGCTTGACCGTTGGCAAAACCAAATTAACCTAATTGACTACTTTGAACAATTATCCCCTCAAGCCGATAACCAAACCACCCTGCAATACTGGGCAAGCCACCTCGACACCATTCCCATCCCCCTTGCTTCCCAAATTGCGGAAAACACCCTATTCCAAAAGCAAATCCAACACCTCAGCACCATTCAAACCTTTGAGGAGTTAGTCAAAACCCTAGAATCCCGCGCTGTTGCCTACCAAACCCATGCCGAGGCATTCTGGGGACATCAAGCAAAAAACAAAGTCTGCTGGAGTCATCTAGTAAAACTCGCCATGAACGCCAGCCTGCTATACCAACACAACCAGGTAGAACAGCAGTGGAAGACTTCAATAGATGCCGTTAACTGGTTCACCACTCAAGGTTGGCAAGTCGATCGCGCCGGAGAAGCTCTTTTCCAAGAAGATACCGAACTCCCCAACGGACTCATCCGCGTCCGCACCCTGCTGCGTCAAGCGTACCTGCGTC comes from the Coleofasciculus sp. FACHB-1120 genome and includes:
- a CDS encoding MAE_28990/MAE_18760 family HEPN-like nuclease translates to MKIRTAENLSDKLAEELGWRKVELSTLKALIDSKSFASGKRKALLRGGITMLYAHWEGFIKVAANSYLEFVAMQGLPYKQLANNFIALAMKDKLDQARETNKATIYSEVADFFTTKLSDRSLIRYENRITTSNLSSSVFKEIVCMLGLDYRFYESKEVLIDERLLQKRNKIAHGNYLDIDEEQYDELHTQVIAMMDTFRNQIDNCAATKQYCCPGASIASP